The following proteins are encoded in a genomic region of Tenacibaculum sp. 190524A05c:
- a CDS encoding Ig-like domain-containing protein encodes MVLRLPYLFSFRRITIKESKELAKIKQFAIFNIKKREIVYEYKTVNSCIRLLKHLLLKRIAVFLLLFISATNLFSQQELIDIDGNKNNKVTKKKKHEKVLFEKNDLLNFNYTTNYFVQKNKRTLSITKTNGTFSQRMPSPTIDLDGNNPGTGYERTITPEYFTIYNTVVAPAITADGNVIASATITFTGVVDSNENIYINDADATDGILGDDEEYRFTGSESHTHTYAGIQISVSRIGATFTITRTGGGTIPIATFLAFLDDFDYGNDNDGVNISPLYTEGVRTMTVEITDTGALTTSAQTTLNVYDAIVAVNDTNSVAANNTGTIAGNVLSNESAPRNGTLLVSEVDVYPASVGNSYTTLYGAITINSDGSYLYDVDENNPAVTGLRNGESIDDIISYTVERSVESSINDYAYLTVTINGVTDLPDAIDNADSVTTLVEINATGNVITDVGAGGVDVIDRGLSELVWENEFVEDGFGTGVSAVIGGTTRTIDGVQLDFSTSDPDNIGTTSNEKVFITFTNGGHTGYYRYGIDATTNPSAPVSLTIDFDEPVFNLGFLVVDIDYSQGTSWQDQIQIQGTLAGATSNFHYVTTGGVVDAGNNTFYGTGTAVPDDATGNVNVFFNQPIDRLVLTYNYGPDATAADQGGQIAGISDIYWQGQGAISVSAVEGVNGNVGTTVAGTYGSIVINADGSYDYQLDYSNNTVLNLLATDTPLTDTFQYTLSDGLGGFDSADLVITITGGGIDSDGDGIANNIDLDDDNDGIIDSEECSSIIDFSGGLTFTNQAIGNVSVDGTFVSQVSLTPDGNSSGDIRLGDDQASTPNPPDVEIGDEYRVDFSSAVEVIVRGAELIGGEFDNGAGGGDELRFEATGGFVVYDPDGQLNIQSQSSSHIEIRPTLLMAAGAGTWEIRSLNNVSTLTIKASGNPRVPFNLGFCPDTDGDGTSDYLDLDSDNDGCNDVVESGGQDTVLVDGRLDGHPTVDAIGTATVGQVTSGSSIGGYNGLNGDEIVATTVAVDNTLLISQLVDSDEMAVFQATAANATNTSVFSGGTPDYSSGSSSNSGINFQWYVGDPSSGGVAINASDTNYSGEDSIVLTIDDVSALDGTEYYLVVTHDDNVCIEIINSATLNVEQVPTATDDTATVNEDASTTITVSTNDDIGGDGGDGEDYSLTSGPSNGSVTETSDGVFVYTPNADFNGTDSFTYTITDADGDTDTATVVITVNSVDDAPDAVDDTATVNEDASTTIIVSTNDDIGGDGGDGEDYSLTSGPSNGTVTETSDGVFVYTPNADFNGTDSFTYTITDADGDTDTATVVITVNSVDDAPTATDDTATVNEDASTTITVSTNDDIGGDGGDGEDYSLTSGPSNGTVTETSDGVFVYTPNADFNGTDSFTYTITDADGDTDTATVVITVNSVDDVPTATDDTATVNEDASTTITVSTNDDIGGDGGDGEDYSLTSGPSNGSVTETSDGVFVYTPNADFNGTDSFTYTITDADGDTDTATVVITVNSVDDAPDAIDDTATVNEDASTTITVSTNDDIGGDGGDGEDYSLTSGPSNGTVTETSDGVFVYTPNADFNGTDSFTYTITDADGDTDTATVVITVSSVDDAPTATDDTATVNEDASTTITVSTNDDIGGDGGDGEDYSLTSGPSNGTVTETSDGVFVYTPNADFNGTDSFTYTITDADGDTDTATVVITVNSVDDVPTATDDTATVNEDASTTITVSTNDDIGGDGGDGEDYSLTSGPSNGTVTETSDGVFVYTPNADFNGTDSFTYTITDADGDTDTATVVITVNSVDDVPTATDDTATVNEDASTTITVSTNDDIGGDGGDGEDYSLTSGPSNGVLTETSDGVFVYTPNADFNGIDSFTYTITDVDGDIDTATVTITVVPDINLDTDNDGITDVNDLDDDNDGILDTNEGCLTSEQIVADLNFSGDAATISTTEFRLTRDVGVVAGSAQSRSTINFNQDFTFSFEINLGVKDVNGADGMAFILHNSPAGENAIGNSGPGLGAGGIANGIVIEFDTYAESGNVTGFGDVLNTSIDHTRIWDSDTGDSQEPGLSPPTYLTPEATIGNIEDGIWHNVVVYWNSTTNTLSYTFDGNIVGVLTGNLPALYFNGGTDIYYGFTASTGGLSNEHRVRNIKTTCTQDSDGDGTPDYLDLDSDNDGCNDVLESGGTDGNSDGRLDGHPIVDNLASATPGQVTGGLLVGGYDGARTDTSSSINYQWPSSLAINVNEKIQMF; translated from the coding sequence ATGGTTCTACGACTTCCTTACTTATTTTCTTTTCGAAGAATAACTATCAAAGAAAGTAAAGAATTAGCAAAAATCAAACAATTTGCAATTTTTAACATTAAAAAAAGAGAAATAGTATATGAATATAAAACTGTAAATAGTTGTATTAGGTTGTTGAAACACCTATTGTTAAAACGAATTGCAGTATTTCTATTACTATTTATTTCAGCAACTAATTTATTCAGTCAACAAGAATTGATTGATATTGACGGGAACAAAAACAATAAGGTAACCAAGAAAAAGAAGCACGAGAAAGTACTTTTTGAAAAAAATGATTTACTTAACTTCAACTACACAACAAATTATTTTGTTCAAAAAAATAAAAGAACTCTTTCCATAACTAAAACGAATGGAACATTTTCTCAGAGAATGCCAAGTCCGACGATCGATTTGGATGGGAATAATCCAGGTACTGGCTATGAAAGAACTATAACTCCTGAATATTTTACGATTTATAATACAGTTGTTGCTCCTGCCATAACTGCTGATGGTAATGTTATTGCTTCTGCGACAATTACATTTACTGGTGTTGTCGATTCTAATGAGAATATTTACATTAATGATGCAGATGCGACAGATGGAATACTTGGAGATGACGAAGAATATCGATTCACAGGAAGTGAATCTCATACACATACTTATGCTGGGATTCAGATTTCTGTATCTCGTATTGGAGCAACATTTACAATTACAAGAACTGGTGGAGGAACAATTCCGATTGCAACATTTTTAGCTTTTTTAGACGATTTTGATTATGGAAATGATAATGATGGAGTAAATATTTCGCCTCTGTATACGGAAGGAGTAAGAACCATGACTGTTGAAATTACGGATACAGGAGCATTAACAACATCTGCTCAAACTACCTTAAATGTTTATGATGCTATAGTTGCAGTAAATGATACAAATAGTGTTGCAGCAAATAATACAGGTACTATTGCAGGGAATGTATTATCAAATGAATCAGCTCCCAGAAATGGAACTTTATTAGTTAGCGAAGTAGATGTATATCCTGCGTCTGTTGGAAACTCTTATACCACGCTTTATGGTGCGATTACTATTAATTCTGATGGAAGTTATCTATATGATGTAGATGAGAATAATCCTGCAGTGACTGGATTAAGAAATGGCGAAAGTATTGATGATATCATATCTTACACAGTAGAAAGATCTGTAGAAAGCAGTATAAACGATTATGCATACTTAACGGTGACTATTAATGGTGTTACTGATTTACCTGATGCGATTGATAATGCAGATTCTGTAACAACTCTCGTAGAAATTAATGCTACCGGAAATGTAATAACCGATGTAGGTGCAGGAGGTGTTGATGTTATTGACAGAGGATTATCTGAATTAGTATGGGAAAATGAGTTTGTTGAAGATGGTTTTGGAACAGGAGTTTCTGCAGTAATAGGAGGAACAACAAGAACTATTGATGGAGTTCAACTAGATTTTTCAACTTCAGATCCCGATAATATTGGTACTACTTCAAACGAAAAAGTATTCATAACATTTACTAATGGAGGTCATACAGGATACTATAGATATGGTATTGATGCTACTACAAATCCATCAGCACCAGTTTCACTTACAATTGATTTTGATGAACCAGTTTTTAATTTAGGTTTTTTGGTTGTAGATATTGATTATTCTCAAGGGACTTCCTGGCAAGATCAAATACAAATACAAGGAACTTTGGCTGGTGCAACATCAAATTTTCATTATGTAACAACTGGAGGTGTGGTAGATGCGGGAAACAATACATTTTATGGAACGGGTACAGCCGTACCTGACGATGCAACTGGAAATGTAAATGTATTTTTTAATCAACCGATTGACAGATTGGTTTTAACTTACAACTATGGTCCGGATGCAACTGCAGCCGACCAAGGTGGACAAATTGCTGGTATTTCTGATATTTATTGGCAAGGCCAAGGAGCTATTTCTGTATCTGCAGTAGAAGGTGTAAATGGTAATGTTGGAACTACTGTTGCAGGAACGTATGGAAGTATTGTTATTAATGCAGATGGTAGTTATGATTATCAATTAGATTATTCAAATAATACTGTTTTAAACCTTTTAGCCACAGATACACCTTTAACTGATACATTTCAGTATACATTATCTGATGGATTAGGTGGTTTTGATAGTGCTGATTTAGTCATCACAATTACTGGTGGTGGAATTGATTCAGATGGTGATGGAATTGCTAATAATATTGATTTAGATGATGATAATGACGGAATTATAGATAGTGAAGAGTGCAGTTCAATAATTGACTTTTCAGGAGGATTAACTTTTACGAATCAAGCAATAGGAAATGTTTCTGTTGATGGAACATTTGTAAGTCAGGTGTCTTTAACACCTGATGGTAATTCTTCAGGAGATATAAGATTAGGTGATGACCAAGCTTCAACACCAAATCCACCTGACGTAGAAATCGGAGATGAATATAGAGTAGATTTTTCATCTGCTGTTGAGGTTATTGTTAGAGGAGCTGAATTAATAGGTGGTGAATTTGATAATGGAGCTGGTGGCGGAGATGAATTAAGATTTGAAGCTACTGGAGGTTTTGTTGTTTATGATCCAGATGGACAATTAAATATACAGTCACAAAGTTCTAGTCATATTGAAATTAGACCAACTTTATTAATGGCAGCAGGAGCTGGAACTTGGGAAATAAGATCTTTAAATAACGTTTCAACTTTAACCATAAAAGCAAGTGGAAATCCAAGGGTTCCTTTTAATCTTGGTTTTTGTCCTGATACAGATGGAGATGGAACATCAGATTATTTAGATTTAGATTCTGATAATGATGGATGTAATGATGTTGTAGAGTCAGGTGGTCAAGATACTGTTTTAGTTGACGGTCGTTTAGATGGTCATCCAACAGTTGATGCAATTGGAACAGCTACTGTTGGTCAGGTAACTAGTGGTTCAAGTATAGGAGGCTATAATGGATTAAATGGTGATGAAATCGTTGCAACAACTGTTGCTGTTGATAATACACTATTAATTAGTCAATTGGTAGATTCTGATGAGATGGCAGTTTTTCAAGCTACAGCAGCTAATGCAACGAATACTTCTGTCTTCTCAGGAGGGACTCCAGATTATTCCTCAGGAAGTTCTTCTAATTCTGGAATTAATTTTCAATGGTATGTTGGAGATCCTAGTTCAGGTGGAGTTGCAATTAATGCTTCTGATACAAATTATAGTGGAGAAGATTCAATAGTGTTAACTATTGATGATGTTTCGGCTCTTGATGGCACCGAATATTATTTAGTGGTTACACACGATGATAATGTTTGTATTGAAATAATAAATAGTGCCACGTTAAATGTTGAACAAGTTCCAACTGCTACAGATGATACGGCTACAGTCAATGAGGATGCTAGTACAACGATTACCGTAAGCACTAATGATGATATTGGTGGAGATGGCGGAGATGGAGAAGACTACAGTTTAACTAGTGGTCCATCTAATGGTTCGGTAACAGAGACTTCAGACGGAGTATTTGTCTACACACCAAACGCTGACTTTAACGGAACTGATTCATTCACATATACCATCACAGATGCAGACGGAGATACAGATACAGCAACTGTTGTCATTACAGTAAACTCAGTAGACGATGCACCAGATGCAGTAGATGATACAGCTACAGTAAATGAGGACGCAAGTACGACTATTATAGTAAGCACTAATGATGATATTGGTGGAGATGGTGGAGACGGAGAAGACTACAGTTTAACAAGTGGTCCATCTAATGGTACAGTAACAGAGACTTCAGACGGAGTATTTGTATACACGCCAAACGCTGACTTTAACGGAACAGATTCATTCACATATACAATTACAGATGCAGACGGAGATACAGATACAGCTACAGTAGTAATTACTGTAAACTCAGTAGATGACGCTCCAACTGCTACAGATGATACGGCTACAGTCAATGAGGATGCAAGTACGACTATTACCGTAAGCACTAATGATGATATTGGTGGAGATGGTGGAGATGGAGAAGACTACAGTTTAACAAGTGGTCCATCTAATGGTACAGTAACAGAGACTTCAGACGGAGTATTTGTATACACGCCAAACGCTGACTTTAACGGAACAGATTCATTCACATATACAATTACAGATGCAGACGGAGATACAGATACAGCAACTGTTGTAATTACTGTAAACTCAGTAGATGATGTACCAACTGCTACAGATGATACAGCTACAGTAAATGAGGATGCAAGTACGACTATTACCGTAAGCACTAATGATGATATTGGTGGAGATGGTGGAGATGGAGAAGACTACAGTTTAACTAGTGGTCCATCTAATGGTTCGGTAACAGAGACTTCAGACGGAGTATTTGTATACACACCAAACGCTGACTTTAACGGAACAGATTCATTCACATATACCATCACAGATGCAGACGGAGACACAGATACAGCAACTGTTGTCATTACTGTAAACTCAGTAGATGACGCTCCAGATGCGATTGATGATACGGCTACAGTAAATGAGGATGCTTCTACAACGATTACCGTAAGCACTAATGATGATATTGGTGGAGATGGTGGAGACGGAGAAGACTACAGTTTAACAAGTGGTCCATCTAATGGTACGGTAACAGAGACTTCAGACGGAGTATTTGTATACACACCAAATGCTGACTTTAACGGAACAGATTCATTCACATATACAATTACTGATGCTGATGGAGATACAGATACAGCAACTGTTGTAATTACAGTAAGCTCAGTAGATGACGCTCCAACTGCTACAGATGATACAGCTACAGTAAATGAGGATGCAAGTACGACTATTACCGTAAGCACTAATGATGATATTGGTGGAGATGGTGGAGATGGAGAAGACTACAGTTTAACTAGTGGTCCATCTAATGGTACAGTAACAGAGACTTCAGACGGAGTATTTGTATACACACCAAACGCTGACTTTAACGGAACAGATTCATTCACATATACAATTACAGATGCAGACGGAGATACAGATACAGCAACTGTTGTCATTACTGTAAACTCAGTAGATGATGTACCAACTGCTACAGATGATACAGCTACAGTAAATGAGGATGCAAGTACGACTATTACGGTAAGCACTAATGATGATATTGGTGGAGACGGCGGAGACGGAGAAGACTACAGTTTAACTAGTGGTCCATCTAATGGTACGGTAACAGAGACTTCAGATGGAGTATTTGTATACACACCAAACGCTGACTTTAACGGAACTGATTCATTCACATATACCATCACAGATGCAGACGGAGATACAGATACAGCTACTGTTGTCATTACTGTAAACTCAGTAGATGATGTACCAACTGCTACAGATGATACGGCTACAGTAAATGAGGATGCTTCTACAACGATTACCGTAAGCACTAATGATGATATTGGTGGCGATGGTGGAGATGGAGAAGACTACAGTTTAACAAGTGGTCCATCAAACGGTGTCTTAACGGAGACTTCCGATGGAGTATTTGTATACACACCAAACGCTGACTTTAATGGAATAGATTCATTTACATATACGATCACAGATGTTGACGGCGATATAGATACAGCAACAGTTACTATTACGGTTGTACCAGATATAAATTTGGATACGGATAATGATGGTATTACTGATGTTAATGATTTAGATGATGATAACGATGGTATTTTAGATACTAATGAAGGATGTTTAACTTCTGAACAAATTGTTGCAGACCTTAATTTTAGTGGAGATGCAGCTACAATCAGTACAACTGAGTTTAGACTAACTAGGGACGTAGGCGTTGTTGCTGGTTCTGCACAATCTAGATCTACAATAAATTTTAATCAAGATTTTACGTTTTCTTTTGAGATAAATTTAGGTGTGAAGGATGTAAATGGTGCTGATGGAATGGCTTTTATACTTCATAATTCTCCAGCAGGAGAGAATGCAATAGGTAATTCAGGACCTGGGTTAGGTGCTGGAGGGATAGCCAATGGAATTGTTATCGAATTTGATACCTATGCAGAATCTGGAAATGTTACTGGCTTTGGAGATGTGTTGAATACTTCAATAGATCATACTAGGATTTGGGATTCTGATACTGGAGATTCACAAGAGCCTGGATTGTCACCCCCAACATATTTAACACCAGAAGCAACAATTGGAAATATTGAAGATGGTATCTGGCATAATGTTGTTGTTTATTGGAATTCTACAACGAACACATTATCTTATACGTTTGACGGGAATATAGTTGGAGTACTTACTGGTAATTTGCCTGCATTATACTTTAACGGAGGTACTGATATTTATTATGGTTTTACGGCTTCTACAGGAGGTCTTTCCAATGAACATCGAGTTCGTAATATAAAAACTACTTGTACACAAGATTCAGATGGCGATGGTACACCAGATTATTTGGATTTGGATAGCGATAATGATGGTTGTAATGATGTATTAGAATCTGGTGGTACGGATGGTAATAGTGATGGAAGATTAGATGGCCATCCAATAGTCGATAACTTAGCTTCAGCAACACCAGGCCAAGTCACAGGAGGATTATTAGTTGGTGGTTATGATGGTGCAAGAACAGATACTTCTTCTTCAATTAATTACCAATGGCCGAGTTCACTTGCTATAAATGTAAATGAGAAGATTCAGATGTTTTAA
- a CDS encoding TerB family tellurite resistance protein, translating to MGNFTKWLGAGLGFTLGGPIGAIIGYAIGSVIDSGVSVQEYKSEQDDYKRKTKKRPKVKSSTSGDFEISLLVLASVVIKSDGNIDQRELDFVRSHFIELYGKERANRAFKLFNGVIKNEVSTRQVCIQIREHMSHSSRLQLIHFLFGIAKADEVVTASEEEVIRKIAGYLYINDRDYGSIKAMFYNEADAAYKILEIEKDASIDEIKKAYRRMAKKFHPDRLQDIGEEHLNAAKEKFQSIQNAYEKLKEERNF from the coding sequence ATGGGAAATTTTACAAAGTGGTTGGGTGCAGGATTAGGCTTTACTTTAGGAGGTCCTATCGGAGCAATTATTGGTTATGCTATTGGTAGTGTTATTGATAGCGGTGTAAGTGTTCAGGAGTATAAGAGTGAGCAGGACGATTATAAAAGAAAGACTAAAAAGCGACCAAAAGTTAAATCTTCTACATCTGGTGATTTTGAAATAAGTTTATTGGTATTAGCATCAGTAGTTATTAAATCTGATGGAAATATTGATCAAAGAGAACTAGATTTTGTAAGATCTCATTTTATTGAATTATATGGAAAGGAAAGAGCAAATAGAGCTTTTAAATTATTTAATGGTGTAATTAAAAATGAAGTTTCTACAAGACAGGTTTGTATTCAGATTCGCGAACACATGTCGCATTCTTCAAGATTACAATTAATACATTTCTTATTTGGGATAGCAAAAGCAGATGAAGTAGTTACCGCTTCAGAAGAAGAAGTAATTAGAAAAATTGCAGGATATTTATATATCAATGATAGAGATTATGGTTCTATTAAGGCAATGTTCTATAACGAAGCTGATGCGGCGTACAAAATTCTTGAAATAGAAAAAGATGCATCAATTGATGAAATAAAAAAGGCTTACAGAAGAATGGCAAAGAAATTCCATCCTGATCGTTTACAAGATATAGGAGAAGAACATTTAAATGCAGCGAAGGAAAAATTTCAAAGTATTCAAAATGCTTACGAGAAATTAAAAGAAGAAAGAAATTTCTAA
- a CDS encoding BrxA/BrxB family bacilliredoxin: protein MYPEELVKPMRDQLIDAGFEALYSAEDVDTALAKEGTTLVMVNSVCGCAAGTARPGTIASILGDKKPDHLTTVFAGVEKESTAKAREYMIPFPPSSPAVALFKDGKLVHMLERHHIEGRSAQMIAENLTQAYDEFC from the coding sequence ATGTATCCAGAAGAATTAGTAAAACCAATGCGTGATCAATTAATTGACGCTGGTTTTGAAGCTTTATATAGTGCTGAAGATGTTGATACTGCTTTAGCAAAAGAAGGAACAACTTTAGTAATGGTAAACTCTGTTTGTGGTTGTGCAGCAGGTACAGCAAGGCCTGGTACAATTGCTTCTATTCTAGGAGATAAAAAGCCAGATCATTTAACTACAGTTTTTGCTGGAGTTGAAAAAGAGTCTACAGCTAAAGCTCGTGAGTATATGATTCCTTTTCCTCCATCTTCTCCTGCAGTAGCATTATTCAAAGATGGTAAGTTAGTACACATGTTAGAAAGACATCATATTGAAGGACGTTCGGCTCAAATGATCGCTGAAAATCTTACTCAAGCTTACGACGAGTTCTGTTAA
- a CDS encoding glycosyltransferase family 9 protein: MKKQPHVIIFRLSAMGDVAMTVPVIKSFVKQHPDVKVTFVSKAFLKPLFDNIDNVTFFTADTNNSHKGILGLVKLFKELKSLQPTHFADFHNVLRSKIVRSLFTIFSNVKMAKIDKGRKEKKELTKESNKIFKQLKTSHQRYADVLKNIGFPIKIKNLETPKKETLSENNLKVTGQKTSSWIGIAPFAAFPSKTYPDDLMKEVIKDLSKEDVSIFLFGGKADMDQLESIANQFGNVISIAGKLAGLKEELNLISNLDIMLSMDSGNAHFAAMQGIKTITVWGNTHPYAGFAPFNQPEDYCILPDLEKYPKLPCSIYGNKTFPGYENVMRTIEPKTIVEKIKSIL, translated from the coding sequence TTGAAGAAACAACCACACGTTATAATTTTTAGACTATCTGCTATGGGAGATGTGGCAATGACAGTTCCCGTTATAAAGTCGTTTGTTAAACAACACCCAGATGTAAAAGTTACTTTTGTTTCAAAAGCTTTTTTAAAGCCTTTGTTTGACAATATTGATAATGTTACGTTTTTTACAGCCGACACTAACAATTCTCACAAAGGAATATTAGGATTGGTTAAATTATTTAAGGAGTTAAAATCTTTACAGCCCACACACTTTGCGGATTTCCATAATGTTTTGCGATCAAAAATAGTTCGTTCTTTGTTTACTATTTTTTCAAATGTGAAAATGGCTAAAATTGATAAAGGCCGAAAAGAAAAGAAGGAATTGACCAAAGAATCGAACAAGATTTTTAAACAATTAAAAACAAGCCATCAACGCTACGCAGATGTTTTAAAGAATATTGGGTTTCCTATTAAAATTAAAAATTTAGAAACTCCGAAAAAGGAAACTCTAAGTGAGAATAATTTAAAGGTTACTGGTCAAAAAACATCTTCTTGGATAGGAATCGCTCCTTTTGCTGCCTTTCCTTCAAAAACGTATCCTGATGATTTAATGAAAGAAGTAATTAAGGATTTATCTAAAGAAGATGTATCCATATTCTTATTTGGTGGAAAAGCTGATATGGATCAATTAGAATCTATAGCCAATCAATTCGGTAATGTAATTTCTATAGCTGGTAAATTAGCTGGTTTAAAGGAAGAACTAAATCTAATTTCTAACTTAGATATTATGCTTTCTATGGATAGTGGTAATGCTCATTTTGCAGCAATGCAAGGCATTAAAACTATAACAGTTTGGGGAAACACACATCCATATGCTGGCTTTGCTCCTTTCAATCAACCAGAAGATTACTGTATACTTCCTGATTTAGAGAAATATCCTAAGCTTCCATGTTCTATTTATGGTAATAAAACCTTTCCTGGTTATGAAAATGTGATGAGAACAATAGAACCTAAAACTATTGTCGAAAAAATAAAATCTATTCTATAA
- the lysM gene encoding peptidoglycan-binding protein LysM, protein MGLFSFIKNAGAKVFGIGKTTEEEAAEKAAKLVDAVNALELSVTDLNVSVDDDKATITGEAVDLATKEKVVLVVGNTEGIATVEDNMTVAEVEEIAEEEMAQFHTVVSGDTLGKIAKEFYGDAMKYPVIFEANKPMLKHPDRIYPGQVLRIPPLVD, encoded by the coding sequence ATGGGTTTATTTTCATTTATTAAAAACGCTGGAGCAAAAGTTTTTGGAATCGGAAAAACAACTGAGGAAGAAGCTGCAGAGAAGGCTGCAAAACTAGTTGATGCTGTAAATGCTTTAGAATTATCTGTTACTGACTTAAATGTTAGTGTTGATGATGACAAGGCTACAATTACTGGTGAAGCAGTTGATTTAGCAACTAAAGAAAAGGTTGTTTTAGTAGTTGGTAATACAGAAGGTATTGCAACTGTAGAAGATAACATGACTGTTGCTGAAGTTGAAGAAATTGCCGAAGAGGAAATGGCTCAATTTCACACAGTTGTTAGTGGAGATACTTTAGGTAAAATCGCCAAGGAATTTTACGGAGATGCAATGAAGTATCCTGTAATTTTTGAAGCTAACAAGCCAATGTTAAAACACCCAGACAGAATTTATCCAGGACAGGTTTTAAGAATCCCACCATTAGTGGACTAA
- the thiL gene encoding thiamine-phosphate kinase, translating into MLEDKNRQKTSLASLGEFGLIEHLTKHFKIQHATTEKGIGDDCAVLSSSDKQTLITTDLLVEGVHFDLSYVPLKHLGYKSVMVNLSDVYAMNAEAEQITVSIAVSNRFPLEAIEELYSGIQLACDTYNVDLIGGDTTSSTKGMLISITAIGKANKEEVVYRNGAKANDLIVVSGDLGAAYLGLQVLEREKQVFKVNPQSQPDLEPYTYLVERQLKPEARKDIPRLLKELEVQPTSMIDVSDGLSSEIMHICTQSKVGCNLFEEKLPLDPQVISTCEEFNIDSTMVALSGGEDYELLFTISIGDFDKIKGNPNLTVIGHITEENQGMNLITRANQSIKLKAQGWNSFDEENE; encoded by the coding sequence ATGTTAGAAGATAAAAATAGACAAAAGACCTCTTTAGCGTCATTAGGAGAGTTTGGATTAATAGAGCATTTAACCAAACATTTTAAAATACAACACGCTACTACTGAGAAAGGTATTGGAGATGATTGTGCAGTATTGTCAAGTTCAGATAAACAAACGTTAATAACTACTGATTTATTAGTTGAAGGTGTGCATTTTGATCTTAGTTATGTGCCATTAAAACATTTAGGATATAAATCTGTAATGGTAAATCTTTCTGATGTTTATGCAATGAATGCAGAAGCAGAGCAAATTACAGTTTCAATTGCGGTTTCAAACCGTTTTCCTTTAGAAGCTATAGAAGAATTGTATTCAGGAATTCAATTAGCTTGTGATACTTACAATGTCGATTTAATTGGCGGAGATACTACTTCATCAACTAAAGGAATGTTAATTTCAATAACCGCAATTGGAAAAGCCAATAAAGAGGAAGTTGTTTATAGAAATGGAGCGAAGGCAAATGATTTAATTGTAGTGTCAGGTGATTTAGGAGCTGCGTATTTAGGATTACAAGTTTTAGAAAGAGAAAAACAAGTTTTTAAAGTGAATCCACAAAGTCAGCCAGATTTAGAACCGTACACGTATTTAGTAGAAAGACAATTAAAACCTGAGGCAAGAAAAGATATCCCAAGATTATTAAAAGAATTAGAAGTTCAACCAACTTCAATGATCGATGTTTCTGATGGATTATCTTCGGAAATTATGCATATCTGTACTCAAAGTAAAGTAGGATGTAATCTATTTGAAGAGAAACTTCCATTAGATCCTCAAGTGATTTCAACCTGTGAAGAGTTTAATATTGATTCTACAATGGTAGCTTTAAGTGGAGGTGAAGATTATGAATTATTATTCACGATCTCAATCGGTGATTTTGATAAGATTAAAGGGAATCCGAACCTTACTGTAATTGGTCATATTACAGAAGAAAATCAAGGGATGAACTTAATAACAAGAGCGAATCAATCTATTAAATTGAAAGCTCAAGGATGGAATTCTTTTGATGAAGAAAATGAATAA